From the Triticum dicoccoides isolate Atlit2015 ecotype Zavitan unplaced genomic scaffold, WEW_v2.0 scaffold201385, whole genome shotgun sequence genome, the window AAGATCTGAAGCCTTTATCCCACGAGCCGAGCCCTCCGGCCGCTTTTTTACATATGTTTGACTTTATTCTAAACCTCGTGAGTATATAGCGTGTCAAACTGCACACAATGCTACTTCGGAAGTACCAAACTGTGTGCACCGTTACCCGTTAAATCTGAGGCGGCGTCTCCCATGTGATTTAACTGCGGCCGAGCGGTTCTACCATCCCTTTATGCTATGGTGGCCTTTTAGTTTGTTTATGAATGGATTTTTTTTCGCATGCAAATTACCATACATCTTTCTACCTTGAGTAGGAGACATAtcctatggctacatccccggcgcGTGTACATACACATACACGGGTTGTGCCGGCGTTTATTCTACTTCTACCACCatacctgcatgcatgcatgcatgagtttTAGCAAATACAACTAAAACATTCTTGCTTAATCGGAGGTGTTTGGAGGGTTTTAGGACCTAGGAGTAATTAAGCGGGAGTCTTCCAACGTCCCGTGAATCAGAGCTAGACAATCACTTGGTTTGATTATCTAGAGGAATTGTATTCTTTTAAAATTATATATTCATTAAATAAAGCAATAATTCCTCTTTTTTGTTCATTTGTTTACTTCCGTTATATAAACTGGGACGTCTGCATTTCCTTTTGTTCAACATCCCGGGTGCAATTCAAGTGAAATACATACGATATGTCCTTTATATATCCTTTATATGTTATTCCATTTTCTTGAGCAAAATAAAAACATATCGATATCTCCTCATTGCAAAAAAGTATTCTTTTTTAATTAGCAGTCTTGCTATTTGTAAAAAGAAAAAATCACAGTGAATCATATTACTTGTTGTTGTATCTTTTAGGTGGTCCGAGGCACAAGGAATCTGCATGCCATGGACAGTTCGACCAAACTATTCCATGAGTGGGAAATCCAGATACTTGTGCTACTCAGCTTCACACTACAATTGTTCCTCTTCTTTGCTGTCAGGCTTCGGCGCCAAAGTAGCAGTGGGTTCCTGAGACTCTCCACCTGGGCAGCTTACTTAGGGGCAGATTTGGCAGCAGTTTATGCACTGGGCTATCTCTCAAAGCGTCAATATGACACCACAGAAACAAACATACTTACAAGAAACCAACCACTAGCTATCTTTTGGGCACCATTTCTTCTCATCCATCTTGGCGGGCAGGACACCATTACTGCTTTCGCCATGGAGGACAACAACTTGTGGTCGAGGCATCTGTTGAATCTGGTGACGCAAGTTGTCATAGCTTTATATGTTTTCTGGAAATCCATCGGAAAACACAGTGCGAACCTTCTACTTGCGGGTAGCTTTGTGTTTGTTGCTGGAATTATCAAGTATGGAGAAAGAACATGGTCTCTCAAGTGTGGCAGCCTTAAAAGTCTGGAGAGCACAGATGCAAAAAGTTACAGAAAAAAATTGCCCGAAGGAATCTCGGATGATGATGGGTTTGTCCGTGCTGCTCTGGATTCCATGCATCATACCATTGATATCTTATCCGAGCGTAGCATGTTTGGTTCCAAAAGAGAAGAATTAGCGGAGATAGACAAAACTGACCAAGTGATTCGGATGGTCAAGCTGCAGCTTGGAATGATGTATGATGATCTCTACACCAAGGCCCTTGTGTTCACCACTCGGAGCGGAGTTATACTTAGGTGCATCTCTCAGGCATCTATTATTGTTGCTTTTGCACTCTTCCTTGCAAATGACAAAGAGAGGTATAACAAAGCTGACACTGTCATTACCTATTCATTGTTTGCCGGGTGCTTTTTCCTAGAAGTCTGTTCAATATTTGTTTCCATGATGTCACCTTGGACATGGACATGGTTGAAGATTCACAAGTGGGACACACTTGCCTGGTTATCGTGGTTTGTCTTTCGTTGGGACATCGGATACCCAAGGATGGAACAGCGGTGGCCAAATGCGATTGGACAGTACAACTTCCATGGTTGGGTGACTAACAGCAACCTGCAGCCAAGAACACACAGTCAACGAATAATGATGGTATTCAGAAAGTTTGTGGGTTTGTTTGGTGTCCAAAAGAGGAAAATATTTTGGATGAGCAAGTTATTAGACACTGAGTACATGGATGCAGATAACATGATTGTGGAGTATGTTGTAAAAGAGATTAGTCTCTTAAATTCTGAATCCGACGACGATAAAGCCCAAGGATGGCAGAGCATTAGCTCCCTGGTGAAAACAGCAATGAACAATTGCCTTAAAGATTTTGGTTATAGTATTGTTGTGATGCATCTATTCACTGAGGCACATCTTGAACAATATGTTTCTTTCCATTCTGACATAGAGACAAATCGTCCAAGGGCAGATGTACCTTTTGGTCTGATGGAGGTATGCCGGAAACTTTCAAACTACATGATGTACCTTTTGGTTCACCACCCTTCCATGCTGCCGCTATCTATGAGCGCGACAGCTAGCTTCGATAACTTTCACAAACCTGAAAATGCTGAAAATGCCTGTGATGAATTGGAGTTGAAGGCAAGCAAGGAAACACTAGAGGAGTTAGCACGCATGTGGACGCGGCTCCTTGTTTACGCTGCGGGCAAGTCGAGGGCGGCGATGCATGCTGCGCAGCTGAGCGGCGGAGGAGAGCTCATCACGTTTGCCTGGCTACTCATGGCCCACATGGAGATGGGGGATACTGGCAGTAAAAGATTCCATCTTACCACTGATGATTTCCATGCGGAAACAAACTTGACGAATTGATACCTCTTCTGTGTTCCCTCAGAAGATCAGACATCAGGTGCTGATAACCGGTAACTGCAATTCCATCACTATTTATTTGTTATTCCCTACTAAACTAGCTAGACAGCAGCTAGCTCTATAAAATAGTACTCCATGGGTATCTTATTTTGTTGTTCTGTAATGTGAAAAGCA encodes:
- the LOC119345051 gene encoding uncharacterized protein LOC119345051; the protein is MDSSTKLFHEWEIQILVLLSFTLQLFLFFAVRLRRQSSSGFLRLSTWAAYLGADLAAVYALGYLSKRQYDTTETNILTRNQPLAIFWAPFLLIHLGGQDTITAFAMEDNNLWSRHLLNLVTQVVIALYVFWKSIGKHSANLLLAGSFVFVAGIIKYGERTWSLKCGSLKSLESTDAKSYRKKLPEGISDDDGFVRAALDSMHHTIDILSERSMFGSKREELAEIDKTDQVIRMVKLQLGMMYDDLYTKALVFTTRSGVILRCISQASIIVAFALFLANDKERYNKADTVITYSLFAGCFFLEVCSIFVSMMSPWTWTWLKIHKWDTLAWLSWFVFRWDIGYPRMEQRWPNAIGQYNFHGWVTNSNLQPRTHSQRIMMVFRKFVGLFGVQKRKIFWMSKLLDTEYMDADNMIVEYVVKEISLLNSESDDDKAQGWQSISSLVKTAMNNCLKDFGYSIVVMHLFTEAHLEQYVSFHSDIETNRPRADVPFGLMEVCRKLSNYMMYLLVHHPSMLPLSMSATASFDNFHKPENAENACDELELKASKETLEELARMWTRLLVYAAGKSRAAMHAAQLSGGGELITFAWLLMAHMEMGDTGSKRFHLTTDDFHAETNLTN